DNA from Lemur catta isolate mLemCat1 chromosome 7, mLemCat1.pri, whole genome shotgun sequence:
CACGGCGGCCCTTGACAGGAGTTCCTAGCAGAGGTATTTGCATGTTCTCTCAGCCACACCGCCAGGTCTCAGATCACAAACGACGACTTGTGTCTGAAGTCGCCCTGCAAAGCCAACACAAAATTAGAACCATCAAGGGGCCAAGTGGGGCAGTGAGAAAGGAAAACACTAGTCAAATCTAACATGGGCTAAACATTGTCCCTGATGAGAAAAATCGGGCAAAACTACAAACAAACGAAATGATCATTCTTAAACAGTGACATCTGCTAGCAGCTGCACAGCACAGACCCCACTAGGGTGTGCGTGCCACTGTCACAGGCTGAACGCTCAGGTTCTGCACCGTCACTCAGAAATCTGGTTCTGGGACCCCCTTGGCTTCCACGGAGAAGTGTCATTTTCTTTGCTGGGTACACCTAGATTTCCACGGCTCCTCAGTGATTACCTCTTCATCTGTCCTGATGTAGTTAACTCCATCTGGCTTCCCTGGGTTCTTGTAACTGTGAATTGGAAAAGAGGACAGTTCAGTGCCATGGTTATATCGACACCAGCTGGAACTGTGCTTTTTTCCACGGAAAGCAGGCTCACCTTTCTCCATCCTGCTTATTGTTGATGAAGTAGCCACGTCTGTATGCACAGCAGATGCCCAAAGTAATCAGGGCCAGTACGGCAAGGACCACCAGAACCCCGCCAATAATACCGCCAATGTTCAGGTCATCTGAAGAAAAGGAGGTTTCAGGGAAGAGACGATCCACACTGTTCTTATGAGAGACTCTGGCCCCCTGTGCCACCTCCTCAGCCCCTCATGCCACTCCAGCCAAAAAAGCAAACTGAGGACACTTAAAATCTAGCCTAGAACATACAGGACACCGTAACCTCTAACCTTCCATGTAAAGACCACTGAGACTAGCACAGTTCAAATGCAGCCACACTTAACATTGTACTAAAGGGGGCTCGGCACTGTCAGCTTGAAAATCCTCTGGCTAAATCCCTGAGAATATTATTAATGGAGGAAATGGTTACAAGGACAGAATTAGAAGCCAGAGGACTTGGGAatcctaagggggaaaaaaatcccaaacttcCAGGGCCTTCCTTTGTTGTGGATTATTTGGGGGAAGAAAGCTAGTTTGAAGccttatttgaaagtaaaaaacagTAGGTAAGAACGTGAGCTTTCCCCCACCACCGCCTGGCCTCCTATCTGTAAGCAAACTCCCTGGATTCCCTTTTCTTATTTCTACCTCCTGGGCAATGGCACTTGGTCACCTTCAATGTGGGGGCATGGGCAGCTCTTTCCTTTATGCCAATAAGGATGCATGGAAAAATATGCACGGAGTTTATCAACAAAAGCCAACTAACTTGAAAGTTGTTAAAGTTCTCCCTTATCCTAGCGAAGTGGATCTCAAATGTgagtgtacacttaaaaatcaacttgaaattttggtttttaaaatgttaattcccAAGCTTCATTCCTAAAGATTCAATAGGtctagggcaaaaaaaaaaaaaaaaaccccttcaGAAGAAAACAACCCTAGAGCAGTTTTCCAAGATTGACACAGATGAGAAGCACCTGGAGTGCTTGCTTCACACGCATGTCTAGCATACAGCTGGGTGGGCCCTGGAATCTGCATGTGGAAGAGTGGTCCCAAATGGTCCTTATCATCAAGCAGTTTtcttttgagatgggatcttgctgttgcccagactggacccgaactcctggcctcaagcaatcctcccacctcagcctccaaagtagctgggattacaggcatgagctaccatgcccagctatatGAGGCAGTTGTGGAAAACACTGCTCTGGGGGTGGTTACAAATAGGAGGGAGGGGTTCaagaagctccccaggtgactggGACACATCCTGTCCACCTCCATCCTCCCCTCAACAACTCCCCTTCAGAGCCAGCACCCTAGAGATAATATCACAGACCACAGTATAAATACCAGGGCTAAAGCTCTTTTCATTTCCTGCGAAATGGTTATAACTGGATATATTTCTAGCAATCTCACACACCACCTTATGTTTTCATAATTCTATCAATTACCAAAGAAATGGAGTCTGTTAAACTTGCCATGGAAGCTACATGACTGGCAATGTCCCCAACACAAGAAGGCCCTAAAAAGTCTGTTGTGAGAACCCACTTATTTAGACTCAGGGTTCCCCTCCATTCCTCCAGAGTCCAGTGGTTTCAGTGGATCCAGTCAGCTCTAGAAAAAAGCTGACCCATGGCAGAACAGTTGTCTAAACTGATAGTCTAATATTAAATTTACAAATGTTCTATTCAGTTCCCAGTCTTCAGatgaaatcttttcaaaaagtaaCTCACAGACTTCCATCTCCTGCTCCTCACACCTGGCTGAGCCTGCGTCATTGGAAGCAATACAGTAATACTGCCCAGAGTCCTCTTTGTGAACAGCACTGAAAACCTGTTTCGGGGAACAAGCAAATAATTAGACCAGTCTACAGGGCAGACCTCGGAGGGGACGGGAGAGCGAGGTCGCCACGCCGTGTCCTCCTCAGCCCAGAACGTGGTCGAACGCCCGTGTCTGCGGTTCCCCAGGCGCCGGGCGGGCCCCTCCTGACACGCTTTCCCGACACTCTTGCCTGAGAGCTCCCAGTGACGAGCTCCCCTTGGTATCTGAGGATACACAGCCCAGCAACATCCAGAATGAGAGGTAGAACTTCACATTTATTCCAGTAAAGGGAGTCTCTGATAATTACTGCTCCTCAGGCAACATTTTGGCAAAACAAAGACGGAAAATCCTATTGCAATTCACCTGATGGCTACATGTAGTTGGACATTCCACAGACCAAAAAGCACCTCCCAAAAGAGAACTGTACACAGTAAAAGCCTGGTGTGGTTTGCTGTGTGGCCAGTCTGTCCTCTAGtacggtccccaacctttttggcaccagggaccagtttcatggaagaggtgGAGGTTGAGGGCGTGTTTTGGGATGACtgaagcacattacatttattgtatactttattattattaatatacattAGGTTGTactacataatgaaataattacacaactcaccataacgCAAAATCAGCAGGAgacctgagcttgttttcctgcaactagacggtCCCATCAGGGgctgatgggagacagtgacacccgaGGTGTGTGGCTTATGTCCAGTCTGCTCTGTAATctcgttttggttgctgtcactagAGAAAATCTTGCTTCACAAAGACAGGATGTTGGAAAAGGCTTTTCAGTGTTTCTGTGGCAATTtcaggatattccaccttgactttaatccagaacatatggagatttgaagcTGTCTGTTGTCGCAAACATACTTTCAATGCCACCATCATTTgcgatctcaagcagttgatcctcttctagcatggACATAGTCGATTcccctggcttattcacaaatgggtcacgGATCCATTCCTCCCCAGTtcgggggtcttttgtggttgggaagtcaTGCTCAAAGTCTTTTGAAAGCTGAggtaggtgatcatgcaccagctgggagaaagaaggccctggcttaGTCTCTCTCAAAATCTCTGCTagtgtttgaaacatgtcaaaaatcccaatggtCGCTGTctcccccataattccagtttggctctggatgcagccactttatctgccgacttgaacacagttgtcattctcccctgaagtgacagactgagtttgttgagcaggttgaatatgtcacacaagtaagcagggtttgcgacccattctgtgtcactgaaatgtgctgccagtgggggctgtttttctaaaagaaatctctggaacAGCTCTTATAACTCAAAAACTGGCCAGTGACCTGCCTTTGGAAAGCCGCCTCCCCCTGTGTGTGAGAGAACACGCCTGTGCTCTGCGTCCGTCTCCGCACAGAGCTGCCTGCGTTAAGGGCGTGTACTGTAATGTGacaattttaatcacatcctgcaaaatgtttacttcaggtgacatttttcggctagccagcatttctctatggatgacacagtgcatagactcacattcagaagcgacctCCTTGACCTGAGTAGCAAACCAGGAAgccgtccagtcatggcagccgcTCCGACCGTGcatatactgacacaaaatgaccaattcagttttcctgatatgtaatcgtTCGAAGGCTTGAATCTCTGCAGCAGTGGTgctggttggcaacaaaagtgcacgtGACACATcttcatgcacatcctcctgaaaaatatatcgcacaaaaacaagcactgttgccttgttgtcaacatcagtagactCATCAACCTGGACTAGGtaccatggtgactcattaaAATCCTCTCTagcaattgtgcctcaatatcctctgctatttcaccAATtcgtctagttatggtgctagccaaaAGAGGAACTCGTGCCAcctttgaactgcagcctctcctaaaagttactgcaaatgtccttagcagcaggcaggagcaACTCTTCATCAACAGCGAAGGGTTTCTTAGCTTTAGCAACGCGGTTGGCCAcgaagaatgatgctctcagtgcagacacattggatgaagtggtggccttcgaTAATTTCGTCCATTCTTCATGTTcacgtttttttcttttgagaaactccaaaggcttgtcttttaaagcagggtgcttggtctccatgtggcgaagcagttttgaaggtttcacgGCTTTGTTGGATAGCCGgtcaccacatattatacaaagcaggCTTGGAGAACGTGAATCCCCTGTTGCAAGGGacccataatttaagtaggattcttggtgttttcttttaaatgcagctttcattttgttggcagtctcagagtcttctgctgtctcatcattggctctttcccccttttcaaagttcccagcaacatttgttttttactcatttttgctagggttaccttgtgggcttaccaaaactgtgactgagacaagtgcgcAGTGCGGGAAAGAGGCGCGGACAGAAGTGGTAATAAAATAATGGGCCGGCCACGcacagactaaaataagtgttggattctgacttaaagcgtGCCACCAGCTGCAGCTTACACTCACTGATAGGGCCTTGATACGCGTCTACAgagatttattatggtctctgtgcagtcaaacttctctgctaatgatcatctgtatttgcagctgctgcccagcaccagcaccaccacctcagaccatcaggcattagattctcacagggaGCACAGAACCCAGCTCCTTCgcatgcagtttacagtagggttcacactcctactAGAATCtgatgccgctgctgatctgccaggaggcggagctcaggtggtgatgccagcgatggggagcggctgtaaatacagatgaagcttcacttgctcccccaccgctcacctcctgctgtgcagtctggttcctaacaggccacggactagCAGTGGTCCCTGGACCAGGGCTTGGGGTCCATAACTCTCTAGTGCATGACCAATCTGTTTCTTCTCCTCCCACCACCACTGggttattctgaaataaattctaGACACATTTGATccataaatacttcagtgtgaCTCTCCAGAAGGTAAGGACTTTTAAAAACCATAACCATAATACCATTATCATGCCTAAAACAATTAAAAGTtgcttaatatcatcaaatatccaggTAGTAATCAAATTTCCCTGATTGTCTCATGATGATTTTTATAGTTGATTATCCAGATCAGGACCCTCAACCACCCATAACATTTGTTTGATATTAATATCCCTCCCCAGTCTCCTTTAGTCTATAGGTTTCTCCTCCTTTATTTTACTCCCTTAGAATTTACTTGTTTACAAAAGGAGGAAGTCACTTTTCCTCTAGAATCTCCAATATTCTGGACTTTTAGCTTCTGTCTTGTAAAACAGTTTCACTGTCTCTCCTAATAACTATTCTTTCCACAGTAAGCATCCCTTGCCCCAATAAAGACATCTCCATCCTCACCTCTTAGAAGAGATCTTACCAGAGTGCCCGTTTCAGAGTTTAAGAGAAATGAGGAATTTCGAAATCTGGGATTGGCTCTGGAATCTGTGGGCAGTGGCACATCGTTGCGATACCAGCTGTAGTGGGGCCGGGGATAGCCCTCGCTCTCCTGGCAGTGCAGCGTTGCCGTCTTGCCTACGGGCACAGCCTTTGGTACTCTGCAGACAGGGGTTACTGGCTTCACTGTAGAAGAACACGGGTTGGTATTTAAGATCTCAGCACCATGGCTCTATTTTTATCGAAGCCCACCAGAACTCAGCTCTGAAGACCAGAAAGCCAGCTGAGGGCTCTCACAccactgcagtccccaagcccacATCTGCAGACTGATCTGCCACACTGCACCCTGCCCTCCCAGCTCATCCTACCCCAAGTGTGATCCCATAGGCCCTTCTAACTCCTTCCAACTCCTTCCACCTTCAGGTGGGAGCTGTGGAAGGGACAGGAAGCACGTTAAAGCACCTCCTCTAGCAGGTGGAGGAAAGTGGCAGAAGCTCCACTTCCCGCTCACCTTCTACCCCAACTCGGCAGTCTCAGATTTCTAcagctctcccctccccaagTCATGTGCTACCCTCAGGGATGCCGCtctggaaggaaagaaatcaaaatacaaaTTGATGTCTTTTATTCTCTTGACAGAGACTCAGAAGGCCTAAAAGGggcaaaaatgttttactttcacATGATTTCCTACCTTGCACAGTTAACTCAATGACAATTTCATCGATTTCTTTGCGGTCATTTCGAGCAACAACCTCACAGCGATAAAGGGCTGAGTCTGTCCGCGTCACATTCCAGATCTTCAGGGAAGTTTTCCCTAATAGTTCCGCACGACCTGCCAAGTCTCCTATGGGAAAGAGGACAAGGGGCACTAAAAACTCCTTTACAgaggccaggtatagtggctcatgcctataatcctagcactcttggaggccgaggcaggaggatcacttgagcttaggagttcaagaccagcctgagcaagagtgagacccatctccacttagaatagaaagaaaaaaaaacattagctgggcaactaaaaacagaaaaaattagccgggcatggtggctcaagcctgtagtctcagctactcgggaggctgaggcaggaggatcactggagcccaggagtttgaggttgctgtgagcgaggctgatgccacagcactctacccaaggcaacagagtaagactctgtctcaaaaaaaaaaaaaaaaaaaacctcctttaCAAATATCTTTGTCACTTGAAGAAGGTAGTTTCTGGGGCCAGAATTTGAGGTCATGGTAAGAAGATTACACACTGATTTCTATTTCCATATAACAGAAGTGAACTCCCTGAGGACCGGAACCATGACTTATTCCTATTTGTAACCTGAGCACCAAAAATAGTCCCTGGTGTGTAAGAGGCACTCATTACATGCATCTCTGTTGTTAAAGCCAGGAACCTCATCTCCTCCTCATCATGTCCAGCAGGGATTCTCCattagaagaaaagcaaaacaaacgaCATTAGAAAAACAACTGACATTCCAcaatgatgctgggacaactaGCTATCCACATGCAAATGAATCAAGTTTGCTCTCTCTGTCACTCCATATACAGCAAAGACCCAACATAAgagtcaaaactataaaactcttagaaaaaaaacataagcaTAAATGAACATACCTTGGATTAGGCAAGGGTTTTTtaagatatgacaccaaaagcacgactacacaaaaaaataattatattagacttcaaaaaaaattaaaaacgttgtgcttcaaaggacaaaagtaggtgaaaagacaatccacagaatgggagaaaataatttgcaaatcaAGTGCctgacaaaggactcatatccagaatatagagAGAATTTACAGCTCAATAATAAACAGATATATTGCCTAATTTCAAAAGGGACATAAGATTTGAATGGacatatttccaaagaaaataatacaagtGATCAATAAGCACATttaaagatgctcagcatcatttgtcatcagggaaacgcaaatcaaaagcacactgagataccacttcatgGCCACTTGGATGGCTGGATTCCAGTCAGGCAATCTCAAGTGCTGGGAAGGATGTGGGGCAaggcattgctggtgggagtgtaaaatggtgaaacagctttggaaaagtttgtcagtttcttaaaaaattaaataggcaACTAGCATaagacccagcaattgcactctaGGTCATTTAtcatagagaaatgaaaacttatgttcatacaaaaacctgtacacaaatatttgtaGCAGCATTGTTGattatagccaaaaagtggaaaggACTCAAATGTACAACTGATGAAGGGATAAAATAACATGGCATATCTACAATtcaatattatttagccataaaaaggaatgaagtactgacataAGGTACAACATAGAtggactttgaaaacattatgctaagagaaagaagtcaGCCACAGAAGACTATAAGCTTCCATTGACATGAAGTGTCCGAAACGGGCAAACCCTTAGAGACAGAATGTATTATAGACTAAGGGCTGCCAGGGTTGAGGGAAGGGGATTGACTGTTAATGGGTATAGGTTTCTTTGGgggctgatgaaaatgttctggaatttgaTAGTAGTGATGCTTGCACAACTATGTTAATATACTAACACCCACTGAACTTTATACTTTACTTAAAGGGTGATAATCATGCtagatgaattagaaaaaaaattttaaagcataaacAGACATAGTCTTTCAAAGAAGCATGAAAAACCTGGAAAACAAATAGAGGAaggaatagggaaaaaaatgacacaaaaaagtagaaactatTTATTATTAAACCTGACAACTGGTGAAAAGTAAATGAAGGATTTACCATAATATAACAAAAACAGGAAGATCCTTATACAATAGAAAGTGAACATTTTCAATGACTTTTTTAGATAAAAAGGTTTGTTACGCAGTTATCATTAGCAGAGGATTAGAACTACCATGTGAAAAACAGTACATAAAAATTTGCCAGGGGGCTTCGGTACAGTCCTGCACTGAGGCAAGAGAAGAGACCAAGTAGACCCAAGTTTCCCTCTAGCCTCATATCCTGTGTCGTAAATATCATACTATCCCTTGTACGCCTCATCCCTATAGCTAAGAGTAAGATGTTTAATCCCCAGAGAAAGAAagttctttaaagaatttttcacTTGGTTTCTCTGGTGATCTAAACTGAATGCACAGGGTTTAGTAGGGTCAGCCTAAGTGGCCAAAGGAAACTGATTTGTTTTCTGAGAATAACATTTCCATCTCTTCAAAAATAAGAGGTGAAGGAGGAACTTCATGTTAGTgggaaaacaaaactatttttaagagcCTATGACTCCTGATATTATTGAAAACCCAAAGCAGAAAGGCCATAGTTTGAGCTAAATCCAGAATCTTTCTCAACTCTCAACTTCTCTGAAAACGTATGAACACACCTGCATTTGTACCTGTttactccctccctcctgtcagGGGGCCATGTCCTCCCACTCCCTGCCACATGtcagcctcccttcccccttccctccctcccgcctcGTCAAAGCCAAGTCCTAGCACTGCTCCGAGTCTCCTTCCACGGCTGCCACCTCCACTTAGGCCACCTCAGCTCCTCCTGGGTTCTGCACTAGAACTCTGACTTGGTACCTCTGCTCTGAGTTCTGCCATCTCCAGTCTCTCCTCTGCAAAGCAGCCATTTCAATCTTCTGAAGCACAGATGCGGCCAGGGCACCTCCTCACAGAACCTCGCAGCGAGTGGGCCTTCAGATACCACCACGTGCTGCTGCCTGCCCGGGCGCCCTGCCCAGCCTCATCTCCCCATCCACGCCCCAGCTGCGGTGGGAGCATGCAGCCTCTCCCCCAGCCTTCTGCGCCTTCACACCCACGGGTCTCTCCTGCCCGGCCACCTCCCTCCACGCCTCCCTTGCAGTCTTGCCTGGCGAGCCAGCCCCCCTTCACTCCGCTGCCCGGAGGCCACCTCTGGAGAGTCTTCACTGACCACCGTCCTCACCCAACTTGGTGTCACCCCGGCACCCTGTGCCTTCTCTCCGTGGGGTATCCCCAGCACCAAGCCAGGGGCACGGTGGGTGGCTCAGTAAATCCTTGGTCTCCTTGCTGCTGCACACGATCCTTCTGAGTAACTCACTCATATCACCCATGTCAGGGATCACGATGAGAAGACGGCCCAGGAAAATGTTCACTTTGAGTCCTTAAAAGGATGGGTTGTGGACAGATTAAATTCCTGCCTAACAAACTCGTATTTGTGGAAGCTGGGTGACAGGTACAGGAAGGCTCAATACACTATTCTCACTATTTTTGCATATgttcaaaattttccataataataaattttttaaaaagccagttcCAGGTACAGATGCAGGTTACCAGTCTGAGGTAAATTTCTGGCCAAAAGTACATGCCCAAGCCTGTGGACAAAGGAGAGTGGACTATAGGATCATACCCTGAATTTTGTTGTCAAAAAACACATATGTGGTTTGGTCATCTTGAATTTTCTTCCATTCAATCCTGGGGTCATTTGTCTGCGAATCCGTAATGATACATGACAATTCCACGCCtaatgagcaaagaaaaaaaagaattctcagtGAATGTGGAATGCTTCTCGGTTCACTTGTACACCCAGATCCTGCAAGCTAGCTCTAAGAGCGCCCGTTCATGCAGGTTAAAACCTAGCCCCCTCCAAGTTCCAAGAGACTCTGAGAAAAGATGAGTTTTCAACAGAAAAACAATGAAGACAATAGCAAGAATTTTACTAGAAGAGAAATTCTAGTAAAATTCTAGTAAAATTCCCTTCAACACTCTGCTTGCGCATAAGAAATCCCCTTGCTGTGTAATCGCAAAGCCAGGCAGGAATCAGATGTcagctgacagaagccccaccaCAGAGTTCTGGGTTAGCCTGCTGATGGGACACTCCCAGCCGCCCCAGGACCTCCCAGGCACAACAACAGCAGTGTCCTGAGTTGGCTGCAAGACCACCAAATGTCCACTAGATGGTGCCCACTGTCCTCATCGTATCTCCCTTGTACTTACTTTCAAATTCCTGTACCACTGGGTTTCTGTTGCTAGACTTGAGATTCACCGCCCCTATGAAGCagcctgaaggaaaaaaaaaagttaaatcagAGACAATGCACCTCTAAAACAACAGAGAAACCTTGGACTGAGgtcaggtttttttccttctaagtaGGCTAGAGTCACTAACCACAGATGGAAAAATATCATATTCCATCCACAATAAAGTCTCAGGTACAGCAAGTTGACTGCTTTCTGTCTCAATCTGACCTTCACTGGAAGGAACCAAGAGAAAGGGAGGACTTCTGAGAATTCATTCTGCTCCTCAGTCCCAGAACAAAGGCCCCTAGAGCAttaaagcctttcctctaagcaTTTCCTTCTTGCTTAGAGTCATCATTAACCCTTTGACACTTCTCACCCAGCCCCGAATAGCTTTCTTCTGCCATCCTCCTTcttgcctcccctctcccccaggatTCCAATCCTGCAAAGGTGCCCTTTGCCACATGAGATGGTCCAAACTCTTGGCCTGGAACTCTCCCCTTAAGGACAGCATCAATATCCTCTGGGTACGGTTATCAGCCAGCTGAACAGTCTACATCCCTGTATTAGCATCTAACCCAATGGTTCCAGTCCACGAAGATGTTTTCACTAGTCTTTGGGGAAGTGAGAAAAATAACAACTGGTGATTTTCATGAAGCTAAGTTTATATTATTGATGAAATCAAGATATACTACTTACATGGCAATCCCTTCCCAAACTAGTATCTGATGCCCCATGTGTTCCATCAGCAAACATTAGAAACCAGTTTATCGTGGTCTCAAAATTTCTCAACTCATCTTTTTGGAGAGAAAATCAAATAGCTACATTGACCACCTACAAAATGTCGTTCTTACGCTACCTGGCCTCTAAGAAAATATGCCATCCCCAAAGGCGGCCTCCATCCAGGACGCTCTGTGAAGGCCTCTGAGCCGTGGCTCACCGTGCCAGCTAAAGACTTGGTACCCTGAGCTGCCTCCTGACTCCTTGTACATCAGGGAGCCTGCTGGCCTCAACAatccattcttttcctttctcatcttaTTTAATGGTCCAGCTACATGTATCCATGCCAAGGACACATTTTGATCCTTCCCTTCTAAATAGTAAGACTTCACTGATTCTAGCAAAAAGCCTTAAGGGATCTAATAAAAAACAGAAGTATAATATACCTAAACTGCTATTAGTTTCTAAAACACTCACTTCTACAAAAGGCTATAGAACCAGGACAAgtgaagatgattttattttgttttggataACCATGAGCTACTccttctggaggccagaaatatATCCAATGCATGTACAGCACTTTCTACTTCTCTTTCAAACTGAAAACTCCTAGTGACCCTTTAATAAAGAATAAtggtccaggcatggtggctcacacctgtaatcctaacagtttgggaggccaaggtgagaggatcgcttgagaccagg
Protein-coding regions in this window:
- the JAM3 gene encoding junctional adhesion molecule C, whose protein sequence is MVPARPGLVVAMVTGGGSQGLGSGAHARGDSCVRRAAAGPSAPLDMALRRRLGLRLCPRLPDFFLLLLFRGCFIGAVNLKSSNRNPVVQEFESVELSCIITDSQTNDPRIEWKKIQDDQTTYVFFDNKIQGDLAGRAELLGKTSLKIWNVTRTDSALYRCEVVARNDRKEIDEIVIELTVQVKPVTPVCRVPKAVPVGKTATLHCQESEGYPRPHYSWYRNDVPLPTDSRANPRFRNSSFLLNSETGTLVFSAVHKEDSGQYYCIASNDAGSARCEEQEMEVYDLNIGGIIGGVLVVLAVLALITLGICCAYRRGYFINNKQDGESYKNPGKPDGVNYIRTDEEGDFRHKSSFVI